The following coding sequences lie in one Streptomyces xiamenensis genomic window:
- the cdgB gene encoding diguanylate cyclase CdgB produces METETEPYVRLASLRELHRVLAKLSTARSVADTLQTIANGVVEAVGFELAAVNYVRPDGDLLVAAVAGSETVEAEVAGRSGSRESWERRLTMGERWGELRFIPYTEGWVLDHDDVPQWHITGPAPRYPDEWHPMDRLFAPMHAPDGELLAVLTVDKPRNGRRPGPWGCEALQMYATQAAIALSNARLRGNMQRALVRLEREQQALRASEESFRQAFEYAPSGMAIAEVGGEEHGRLLRVNDALCRLLGRSAAVLRRYGFADLVHPEDTGVLLRTSAEGGRAELRLARRDGSYVWVSLRNSVVADAAEGARMLLTHVEDIEERKRHELALAHRASHDSLTGLPNSAELRARLGDRICEQTPRRARHGRAATPAEAAADAFDSGGKGPLRAGYDHHEHIRSPEAADGDGKGLAVLFCDLDGFKSINDRFGHVCGDAVLVEVARRLERGVRDNDTVARLGGDEFVVLAEGLGTADASDLAVRLRNAIIPPIRVEGRPVRVGASFGIGWAACGMTTAEILESADQRMYVEKRSRSQGRRRAG; encoded by the coding sequence ATGGAAACGGAGACGGAGCCATACGTTCGACTCGCCTCGCTGCGAGAGCTGCACCGCGTCCTCGCGAAGCTCAGCACCGCCCGCAGTGTGGCCGACACCTTGCAGACCATCGCCAACGGAGTCGTCGAGGCCGTCGGCTTCGAACTGGCGGCGGTCAACTACGTCAGACCTGACGGCGACCTCCTCGTCGCCGCCGTCGCCGGCAGCGAGACCGTCGAAGCGGAGGTCGCCGGCCGCTCCGGCTCCCGCGAATCCTGGGAACGCCGTCTCACCATGGGCGAGCGCTGGGGGGAACTGCGCTTCATCCCGTACACCGAGGGCTGGGTCCTCGACCACGACGATGTCCCCCAGTGGCACATCACAGGACCCGCGCCCCGCTACCCGGACGAGTGGCATCCCATGGACCGCCTCTTCGCCCCCATGCACGCACCCGACGGCGAACTGCTCGCCGTCCTCACCGTCGACAAACCGCGCAACGGCCGCCGCCCCGGACCCTGGGGCTGCGAGGCGCTCCAGATGTACGCCACGCAGGCCGCCATCGCCCTCAGCAACGCGCGTCTGCGTGGGAACATGCAGCGCGCCCTGGTCCGGCTCGAACGCGAGCAGCAGGCCCTGCGCGCCAGCGAGGAGAGCTTCCGGCAGGCCTTCGAGTACGCGCCCAGCGGCATGGCCATAGCCGAGGTCGGCGGCGAGGAACACGGCCGGCTGCTGCGCGTCAACGACGCCCTGTGCCGGCTGCTGGGCCGCTCGGCGGCCGTCCTGCGCCGCTACGGCTTCGCCGACCTCGTCCACCCCGAGGACACCGGCGTCCTGCTGCGCACCTCGGCCGAGGGCGGGCGCGCCGAACTGCGCCTCGCGCGCCGCGACGGCAGCTACGTGTGGGTGAGCCTGCGCAACTCGGTCGTCGCCGACGCGGCCGAGGGCGCCCGGATGCTCCTCACCCATGTGGAGGACATCGAGGAACGCAAACGGCACGAGCTGGCCCTCGCCCACCGCGCCAGTCACGACTCCCTCACCGGGCTGCCCAACAGCGCCGAGCTGCGGGCCCGGCTCGGCGACCGGATATGCGAGCAGACCCCGCGCCGGGCCCGGCACGGCCGGGCCGCCACCCCGGCGGAGGCCGCCGCGGACGCCTTCGACAGCGGTGGCAAGGGGCCGCTGCGGGCCGGGTACGACCACCACGAGCACATCAGGTCGCCGGAGGCCGCCGACGGGGACGGCAAGGGCCTCGCGGTGCTCTTCTGCGACCTGGACGGCTTCAAGTCCATCAACGACCGCTTCGGGCACGTCTGCGGCGACGCCGTCCTGGTGGAGGTCGCCAGGCGGCTGGAGCGCGGCGTGCGGGACAACGACACGGTGGCCAGGCTCGGCGGTGACGAGTTCGTCGTCCTGGCGGAGGGGCTGGGCACGGCCGACGCCTCGGACCTCGCCGTGCGGCTGCGCAACGCGATCATTCCGCCGATCCGGGTGGAGGGCCGCCCGGTGCGGGTCGGCGCGAGCTTCGGCATCGGCTGGGCCGCGTGCGGCATGACCACGGCGGAGATCCTGGAGTCCGCCGACCAGCGGATGTACGTGGAGAAGCGATCGAGGTCACAGGGACGCCGCCGGGCGGGCTGA
- a CDS encoding ABC transporter substrate-binding protein — translation MTAGLTGAVGLSATACGGDDSGGSSETVLKLVAAEAGEASDTGSTQRYWNELVADFRLEHPEIIIDVTTLRWQDANAEVARMVAEGDAPDIAQIGAFADFASAGELYQADELLPISQLADFIPSLAIAGEMRRVQYGMPFAARIGRLFYNKDLFEDAGLDPDVPPETWEELLEAATALRTTGVAVPFALPFGHDDAAGEALMWMLAGGGGLTDNTGGYTLNSPMNASTFNWLRDELVTPGLTGDRPPGSTTRQQAYSGFAEGTVGMLFADPVLMRQSDRGGVSYGTADLPGFAAPSTSTLGEASWLMAFNQRGHREAIGTFLKYVFTAENVNTFAERWELLPVTTPASQAMQDQEEGRQGERLTPFLDALPTATFFPVGKVSWSRVSTLVAQGIGATLEPSSNVPGILADLQEQAEAADLGEQPTS, via the coding sequence ATGACGGCCGGTCTGACCGGGGCCGTCGGCCTTTCGGCGACCGCGTGCGGGGGCGATGATTCCGGCGGCAGCTCGGAGACCGTGCTGAAGCTGGTGGCGGCCGAGGCCGGGGAGGCGTCCGACACCGGCAGCACGCAGCGCTACTGGAACGAATTGGTCGCGGATTTCCGGCTGGAGCACCCGGAGATCATCATCGATGTGACCACGCTGCGCTGGCAGGACGCGAACGCCGAGGTCGCCCGCATGGTGGCCGAGGGAGACGCCCCCGATATCGCCCAGATCGGCGCCTTCGCGGATTTCGCGTCGGCGGGCGAGCTGTACCAGGCGGATGAGCTGCTGCCGATATCCCAGCTCGCGGATTTCATCCCCTCGCTGGCGATCGCGGGCGAGATGCGGCGGGTGCAGTACGGCATGCCGTTCGCGGCGCGGATAGGCCGGCTGTTCTACAACAAGGATCTGTTCGAGGACGCCGGTCTCGACCCGGACGTGCCGCCGGAGACCTGGGAGGAACTGCTGGAGGCGGCGACGGCGCTGCGCACGACGGGGGTCGCGGTGCCGTTCGCCCTGCCGTTCGGGCATGACGACGCGGCGGGCGAGGCACTCATGTGGATGCTCGCCGGTGGTGGTGGCCTGACCGACAACACCGGTGGCTACACGCTCAACTCGCCGATGAACGCGAGCACGTTCAACTGGCTGCGCGACGAACTGGTGACTCCGGGGCTGACCGGTGACCGGCCCCCGGGCTCCACGACCCGGCAGCAGGCGTACAGCGGCTTCGCGGAGGGCACGGTGGGCATGCTGTTCGCCGACCCGGTGCTGATGCGGCAGTCCGACCGGGGCGGGGTGTCCTACGGGACTGCCGACCTGCCCGGGTTCGCGGCGCCGTCGACCTCCACGCTGGGGGAGGCGTCGTGGCTGATGGCGTTCAACCAGCGGGGGCACCGGGAGGCGATCGGGACGTTCCTGAAGTACGTCTTCACGGCCGAGAACGTCAACACCTTCGCCGAGCGCTGGGAGCTGCTGCCGGTGACGACGCCGGCCTCGCAGGCGATGCAGGACCAGGAGGAGGGGCGGCAGGGCGAGCGGCTGACGCCGTTCCTCGACGCGCTGCCGACCGCGACATTCTTCCCGGTCGGCAAGGTGTCGTGGTCGCGGGTCTCGACGCTGGTCGCGCAGGGGATCGGGGCGACACTGGAGCCGAGCAGCAATGTGCCGGGGATTCTCGCGGATCTCCAGGAGCAGGCGGAGGCGGCCGACCTGGGGGAGCAGCCGACGTCGTAG
- the otsB gene encoding trehalose-phosphatase — MGTPPVPSGSPSPPSLPEPVTESGREGLAALLARPEGALVALDFDGTLAPIVNDPERAYAHPDALPALARLAPRIGVLAIITGRPAEVAVRLGGFAGHPELAGLTVLGAYGAERWDAASGALHRPPPHPGIAAARAELAALVERAGPGVLLEDKGNALAVHTRTAPDAAGVFAALREPLTELAARLGLALEPGRFVLEVRPPGMDKGAALTALAREKGASAVLYGGDDLGDLAAFDAVAKLREDGVPGVRVCSGSTEVAELAAVTDLTVDGPGGIAALLSALARSIG, encoded by the coding sequence ATGGGCACTCCTCCCGTACCTTCCGGATCCCCTTCCCCTCCCTCTCTCCCGGAGCCGGTGACCGAGTCCGGCCGCGAGGGGCTCGCGGCACTGCTCGCGCGCCCCGAGGGGGCGCTGGTGGCGCTGGACTTCGACGGCACACTGGCCCCGATCGTGAACGACCCGGAGCGGGCGTACGCGCACCCGGACGCGCTGCCCGCCCTCGCCCGCCTCGCGCCCCGGATCGGGGTGCTGGCGATCATCACCGGCCGCCCGGCCGAGGTGGCGGTACGGCTCGGAGGCTTCGCCGGGCACCCGGAGCTGGCGGGGCTGACCGTGCTGGGCGCCTACGGCGCGGAGCGGTGGGACGCGGCGAGCGGCGCACTGCACAGGCCGCCGCCGCACCCGGGCATCGCGGCGGCCCGTGCCGAACTGGCCGCGCTGGTGGAGCGGGCCGGGCCCGGCGTTCTCCTGGAGGACAAGGGCAACGCGCTGGCGGTGCACACCCGCACGGCACCCGACGCGGCCGGGGTGTTCGCCGCGCTGCGCGAACCGCTGACCGAACTGGCGGCCCGGCTCGGCCTGGCGCTGGAGCCGGGGCGGTTCGTGCTGGAGGTCCGGCCGCCCGGCATGGACAAGGGCGCGGCGCTGACCGCCCTGGCGCGCGAGAAGGGCGCCTCCGCGGTGCTGTACGGGGGCGACGATCTCGGAGACCTGGCGGCGTTCGACGCGGTGGCGAAGCTGCGCGAGGACGGCGTTCCGGGGGTCCGGGTGTGCAGCGGCAGCACGGAGGTGGCCGAACTGGCGGCGGTCACGGACCTGACGGTGGACGGCCCGGGCGGGATCGCCGCGCTGCTGTCCGCCCTCGCGCGGTCGATCGGCTGA
- a CDS encoding DUF3263 domain-containing protein: protein MSERELAVLAVERQGWAGSGTKERAIRERLGISPTRYYQLLNALLDDERALAHDPVTVNRLRRLRDVRRGGR from the coding sequence CTGTCCGAGCGGGAGCTGGCGGTGCTGGCGGTCGAACGGCAGGGCTGGGCGGGCTCCGGCACCAAGGAGCGGGCGATCAGGGAGCGGCTGGGCATCTCGCCGACCCGGTACTACCAGCTGCTCAACGCGCTGCTGGACGACGAGCGGGCGCTGGCCCACGACCCGGTGACGGTCAACCGGCTGCGGCGGTTGCGGGATGTGCGGCGCGGAGGAAGATAG
- a CDS encoding TerD family protein, producing the protein MGVSLTKGGNVSLTKEAPGLTAVTIGLGWDVRTTTGADFDLDASALAVNAAGKIVSDQHFIFYNNLVSPDGAIQHTGDNTTGDGDGDDETININLGSLGADVDKVVFPVSIHDADNRGQNFGQVRNAYIRVLNQAGGGEIARYDLTEDASTETAMVFGELYRNGAEWKFRAVGQGYASGLAGIAQDFGVNV; encoded by the coding sequence ATGGGTGTGAGCCTGACCAAGGGCGGCAATGTCTCGCTGACCAAGGAGGCTCCGGGCCTGACGGCGGTCACGATCGGCCTCGGCTGGGACGTCCGTACCACCACGGGCGCCGACTTCGACCTCGACGCGAGCGCCCTGGCGGTGAACGCCGCGGGCAAGATCGTCTCCGACCAGCACTTCATCTTCTACAACAACCTGGTCTCGCCCGACGGTGCCATCCAGCACACCGGTGACAACACCACCGGCGACGGCGACGGCGACGACGAGACGATCAACATCAACCTGGGCTCCCTGGGCGCCGATGTCGACAAGGTCGTCTTCCCCGTCTCCATCCACGACGCCGACAACCGCGGCCAGAACTTCGGCCAGGTGCGCAACGCGTACATCCGCGTCCTCAACCAGGCCGGAGGCGGCGAGATCGCCCGCTACGACCTGACCGAGGACGCCTCGACCGAGACCGCCATGGTCTTCGGCGAGCTGTACCGCAACGGCGCCGAGTGGAAGTTCCGCGCGGTCGGCCAGGGCTACGCCTCCGGCCTGGCGGGCATCGCCCAGGACTTCGGCGTCAACGTCTGA
- the nagA gene encoding N-acetylglucosamine-6-phosphate deacetylase, translating into MTATDARARTVLAGAHVVRPGGVDEGGRVTVEGSRIATATADNRDGVAGHATETHDLTGHWIVPGFVDIHVHGGGGASFSAGTAEEALTAIDTHRRHGTTTMLASTVTGTLDDLARQAGALSELVEQGDLAGLHFEGPFISPGRCGAHDPDLLRAPEPDAVRRLLDAARGTARMMTVAPELPGGIEAVRLLAERGAIAAIGHTDATYETTRAAIEAGARAATHLFNAMPPLGHRAPGPVAALLEDERITVELVNDGTHLHPSVLRLALRAAGPDRVAFITDAMGAAGMGDGSYPLGPLRVEVRDGVARLPDGTIAGSTLTLDHALRRAVTVDGRPVDHAVRALSTTPARLLGIADRTGSIEEGKDADLVVLDADLTVVGVMRRGEWLVKP; encoded by the coding sequence ATGACCGCCACTGACGCCCGTGCCCGTACCGTGCTCGCCGGCGCCCACGTCGTACGCCCCGGCGGCGTCGACGAGGGCGGCCGGGTGACCGTCGAGGGCTCCCGTATCGCCACCGCCACCGCCGACAACCGCGACGGCGTCGCCGGGCACGCCACGGAGACCCACGACCTCACCGGTCACTGGATCGTGCCCGGCTTCGTCGACATCCACGTGCACGGCGGCGGCGGCGCCTCCTTCTCGGCCGGCACCGCCGAGGAGGCCCTGACCGCCATCGACACCCACCGGCGGCACGGCACCACCACGATGCTCGCCTCCACCGTCACCGGCACCCTCGACGACCTGGCCCGCCAAGCGGGCGCCCTGTCCGAACTCGTCGAACAGGGCGACCTCGCCGGCCTGCACTTCGAGGGCCCCTTCATCTCCCCGGGCCGCTGCGGCGCCCACGACCCCGACCTGCTGCGCGCCCCCGAACCGGACGCCGTCCGCCGCCTGCTGGACGCCGCGCGCGGCACCGCCCGGATGATGACCGTCGCCCCGGAACTGCCCGGCGGCATCGAGGCCGTACGGCTGCTCGCCGAACGCGGCGCCATCGCCGCCATCGGCCACACCGACGCCACGTACGAGACCACCCGCGCCGCCATCGAGGCGGGCGCGCGGGCCGCCACCCACCTCTTCAACGCCATGCCGCCCCTGGGCCACCGCGCCCCGGGGCCGGTCGCGGCGCTGCTGGAGGACGAGCGGATCACCGTCGAACTGGTCAACGACGGCACCCATCTGCACCCCTCCGTGCTCCGCCTCGCGCTGCGCGCCGCCGGCCCGGACCGGGTGGCGTTCATCACGGACGCGATGGGCGCGGCCGGCATGGGGGACGGGAGCTACCCGCTGGGCCCGCTGCGGGTGGAGGTGAGGGACGGGGTGGCGCGGCTGCCGGACGGCACGATCGCGGGCTCGACCCTGACGCTGGACCACGCCCTGCGCCGGGCGGTCACGGTGGACGGCCGCCCGGTCGACCACGCGGTCCGCGCCCTGTCCACGACCCCGGCGCGGCTGCTGGGCATCGCGGACCGGACGGGCTCCATCGAGGAGGGCAAGGACGCGGACCTGGTGGTCCTGGACGCGGACCTCACGGTGGTGGGCGTGATGCGCCGAGGTGAATGGCTGGTGAAGCCGTGA
- a CDS encoding ROK family protein has product MTSDHDDGYVLALDVGGTGLKGALIGPDRRHVRYQERRPTPRAAGPDAVVEGVLGFAHELYETGRDRYGAPPLAAGVIFPGIVDEERGTAVYAANLGWRDVPLRRLLSERLHGTDVRVGHDVRAGGLAEARLGAGARATGGRFFFVSLGTGIACAISTGDGRMETGAHGGAGELGHIVVRPGGEKCGCGQHGCLETLASAAAVTRAWAVAGGDPTATAADAARAVDAGDPAALAVWDTAVDALADGLLTGISLLDPELVIIGGGLGEAGETLLTPLRAALTRKATFQRLPDLVPAALGDAAGSLGAGLLAWDAVTAAGAGALPHAPKGRSHDRH; this is encoded by the coding sequence GTGACCAGTGATCACGACGACGGGTACGTCCTCGCCCTCGATGTCGGCGGGACGGGCCTCAAAGGCGCCCTGATAGGCCCCGATCGACGACACGTCCGGTACCAGGAGCGCCGCCCCACGCCGCGCGCGGCCGGACCCGACGCCGTCGTCGAGGGCGTACTCGGCTTCGCCCACGAGCTGTACGAGACCGGCCGCGACCGCTACGGCGCACCCCCGCTCGCCGCCGGAGTGATCTTCCCCGGCATCGTGGACGAGGAGCGCGGCACCGCCGTGTACGCCGCCAACCTCGGCTGGCGCGACGTACCACTGCGCCGCCTGCTGAGCGAACGGCTGCACGGCACCGACGTACGGGTGGGCCACGACGTCCGCGCCGGCGGGCTCGCCGAGGCCCGCCTGGGAGCCGGGGCACGGGCCACCGGCGGGCGGTTCTTCTTCGTCTCGCTCGGCACCGGCATCGCCTGCGCCATCAGCACCGGTGACGGCCGGATGGAGACCGGGGCGCACGGCGGCGCCGGCGAACTCGGCCACATCGTCGTACGGCCCGGCGGCGAGAAGTGCGGATGCGGACAGCACGGCTGCCTGGAGACGCTGGCCTCCGCCGCGGCCGTCACCCGCGCCTGGGCCGTCGCCGGCGGCGACCCCACCGCCACCGCGGCCGACGCCGCCCGCGCCGTCGACGCCGGCGACCCGGCCGCCCTGGCCGTGTGGGACACCGCCGTCGACGCGCTCGCCGACGGACTGCTCACCGGCATCAGCCTGCTCGACCCCGAACTGGTCATCATCGGCGGCGGACTCGGCGAAGCCGGCGAGACCCTCCTCACCCCCCTGCGCGCCGCGCTGACCCGCAAGGCGACCTTCCAGCGGCTGCCGGACCTGGTCCCGGCCGCCCTCGGGGACGCCGCGGGCAGCCTGGGCGCGGGCCTCCTCGCCTGGGACGCCGTCACCGCCGCCGGCGCAGGCGCCCTCCCCCACGCCCCGAAAGGCCGCAGCCATGACCGCCACTGA
- a CDS encoding flavin reductase family protein translates to MSEDEFRGAMARLAAGVVLVTAHDEEDGPHGAPAGMTATAFMSVSLDPPLVLVSVRTGSRIDELLERQPLWAASLLAEGERTIAGRFAMKGRLSDKLLFQEVPHTLGRITGAPLLTGALATVECRTEQRVAAGDHTLVVARVLSVGLPAVEGGPLTYYKGRYRHLA, encoded by the coding sequence GTGAGCGAGGACGAGTTCAGGGGCGCGATGGCCAGGCTCGCCGCAGGCGTGGTCCTGGTGACCGCCCACGACGAGGAGGACGGGCCGCACGGCGCGCCCGCCGGGATGACCGCCACCGCCTTCATGTCTGTCTCCCTGGACCCGCCACTGGTGCTGGTGAGTGTACGGACCGGTTCACGGATCGACGAACTGCTGGAACGTCAGCCCCTGTGGGCGGCCTCGCTGCTCGCCGAGGGCGAACGCACCATCGCCGGCCGGTTCGCGATGAAGGGGCGGCTGAGCGACAAACTGCTGTTCCAGGAAGTCCCGCACACCCTGGGCCGGATCACCGGGGCGCCGCTGCTGACCGGCGCGCTGGCCACGGTGGAGTGCCGTACCGAACAGCGCGTGGCGGCCGGGGACCACACGCTGGTGGTGGCCCGGGTGCTGTCGGTCGGGCTGCCGGCGGTGGAGGGCGGGCCGCTCACCTACTACAAGGGGCGCTACCGCCACCTCGCCTGA
- a CDS encoding Uma2 family endonuclease yields MTVTLPERDHRTRDQSDEPWTSQGERSDAERMASVVETTFDELDATAPKGWRVELIEGDIHVVPPANGDHEEIVSELLEQIGEHKAKGLRMRTGIGLRIPGEAPADRLVPDLVIAPKGAFTSPELYHDPAPVLLVCEVASRSTGDNDRGKKLRSYARAGVPCYLLVDRQKGLVTLFSNPRRGRYLDTLSRPVGEPVPLPDPFGFEVDTSEF; encoded by the coding sequence ATGACCGTGACTCTTCCCGAGCGTGATCACCGCACCCGTGATCAGAGCGACGAGCCCTGGACGTCCCAGGGGGAGCGTTCGGACGCTGAGCGCATGGCTTCGGTAGTGGAGACCACCTTCGACGAACTGGACGCGACCGCTCCCAAGGGGTGGCGCGTGGAATTGATCGAAGGGGATATCCACGTCGTGCCACCCGCGAATGGTGATCACGAAGAGATCGTGAGCGAGTTGCTCGAACAGATCGGCGAGCACAAGGCCAAGGGGTTGCGCATGCGAACCGGGATCGGGCTGCGCATCCCGGGAGAGGCCCCTGCGGACCGGCTCGTCCCCGATCTGGTGATTGCTCCCAAGGGGGCTTTCACGAGCCCCGAGTTGTACCACGACCCCGCGCCCGTCCTGCTGGTCTGTGAGGTCGCCTCACGTTCCACCGGAGACAACGACCGGGGTAAGAAGCTCCGCAGTTACGCTCGGGCGGGGGTCCCCTGCTATCTGCTGGTGGACCGGCAGAAGGGTCTGGTCACGCTGTTCTCGAACCCGCGGCGCGGCCGGTATCTCGACACGCTCTCCAGGCCCGTGGGTGAGCCCGTGCCCTTGCCCGATCCCTTTGGCTTCGAGGTGGACACCTCTGAGTTCTGA
- a CDS encoding serine hydrolase domain-containing protein encodes MGAVRDGESGGGRRNGGAARRTAWTRAGLAATGLGAIAAVALLAPGGGAAVAGAAESGGAGHGDRVARQLQRDTQAVVTAGATGVTAETVDADGRRSTARAGVDDLERRGEVPEDAYYRIGSDTKTFTAVVALQLVEEGRLALEDTVEELLPGVVTGNGNDGGRITVTNLLRHTSGLPNYTDILFLSDLDAFTPENYRETRFSTSDNAEKVALAMTEAPGWLPDAADPQGETRWAYSNTNYILAGMIIEKVTGHPWEHEVHERIIEPLGLAHTLTPGTSAYVPRPTATGYMQFPGRQELTDTSVMADAGADGAIISTTRDMNTFLRALLGGELLEPGTLELMKETVPADDFAPGGGYGLGIAWRPVEGASPQRCADGGLWFHGGTSFGTVSETGVSADGRYSAAAAEYTLWLDDQDKAQEQFRAGIDLVDRAVCGVR; translated from the coding sequence ATGGGTGCGGTGCGCGACGGGGAGAGCGGCGGCGGCAGGAGGAACGGCGGGGCGGCGCGGCGTACGGCGTGGACCAGGGCGGGGCTCGCCGCCACCGGTCTGGGGGCGATCGCCGCGGTGGCCCTGCTGGCTCCGGGCGGCGGCGCGGCGGTGGCCGGCGCCGCCGAGTCCGGCGGGGCGGGGCACGGGGACCGGGTCGCGCGCCAGTTGCAGCGGGACACGCAGGCCGTGGTGACGGCCGGGGCCACCGGGGTCACGGCGGAGACGGTGGACGCCGACGGCCGGCGGAGCACCGCGCGGGCCGGGGTCGATGACCTGGAGCGGCGGGGCGAGGTGCCCGAGGACGCGTACTACCGGATCGGCTCCGACACCAAGACCTTCACCGCGGTGGTGGCGCTCCAACTGGTGGAGGAGGGCCGGCTGGCGCTGGAGGACACCGTGGAGGAACTGCTGCCCGGCGTCGTCACCGGCAACGGCAACGACGGCGGCCGGATCACCGTCACCAACCTGCTGCGGCACACCAGCGGTCTCCCCAACTACACGGACATCCTCTTCCTGTCCGACCTGGACGCGTTCACGCCCGAGAACTACCGCGAGACCCGGTTCAGCACCTCGGACAACGCGGAGAAGGTGGCGCTGGCGATGACGGAGGCCCCCGGCTGGCTGCCGGACGCCGCGGACCCGCAGGGCGAGACCCGGTGGGCGTACTCCAACACCAACTACATCCTGGCCGGGATGATCATCGAGAAGGTGACCGGGCACCCGTGGGAGCACGAGGTGCACGAACGGATCATCGAGCCGCTGGGCCTGGCGCACACCCTCACCCCGGGGACGTCCGCGTACGTCCCGCGGCCCACGGCCACCGGGTACATGCAGTTCCCGGGCCGCCAGGAGCTGACCGACACCTCGGTCATGGCCGACGCCGGCGCGGACGGCGCGATCATCAGCACCACACGGGACATGAACACGTTCCTGCGGGCCCTGCTGGGCGGCGAACTCCTGGAGCCGGGGACGCTGGAGCTGATGAAGGAGACCGTGCCCGCCGACGACTTCGCGCCGGGCGGCGGGTACGGCCTGGGCATCGCGTGGCGCCCGGTGGAGGGCGCCTCGCCGCAGCGCTGCGCGGACGGCGGCCTGTGGTTCCACGGGGGTACCTCGTTCGGTACGGTCTCGGAGACCGGGGTGAGCGCCGACGGCCGGTACTCGGCGGCGGCCGCGGAGTACACCCTGTGGCTGGATGACCAGGACAAGGCCCAGGAACAGTTCCGGGCGGGCATCGACCTGGTGGACCGGGCGGTGTGCGGGGTCCGTTGA
- the arfB gene encoding alternative ribosome rescue aminoacyl-tRNA hydrolase ArfB produces the protein MSGPYVIRGAVLLPEAELRWRFSRSSGPGGQHVNTTDSQVELSFDLAATESLPPVWKERALRELAARGRLTDGRLLVVRASEHRSQWRNRQTAALRMAGLLAEATAPPRAPRRATRVPKGINERRLREKKQRGGVKRGRSGREGWD, from the coding sequence ATGTCCGGTCCCTATGTCATCCGAGGTGCGGTCCTCCTGCCCGAGGCCGAGCTGCGTTGGCGTTTCTCCCGATCCTCGGGGCCCGGCGGTCAGCACGTCAACACCACCGACTCCCAGGTGGAGCTCTCCTTCGACCTGGCGGCCACCGAGTCGCTGCCGCCGGTGTGGAAGGAGCGGGCGCTGCGCGAGCTCGCGGCGCGCGGGCGGCTGACGGACGGGCGGCTGCTGGTCGTACGGGCCTCCGAGCACCGTTCGCAGTGGCGCAACCGGCAGACCGCCGCGCTGCGGATGGCGGGGCTGCTCGCCGAGGCGACGGCTCCGCCGCGCGCGCCGCGCCGGGCGACCAGGGTCCCGAAGGGGATCAACGAGCGGCGGCTGCGCGAGAAGAAGCAGCGCGGGGGCGTGAAGCGGGGGCGTTCCGGGCGCGAGGGCTGGGACTGA